From the Chloroherpetonaceae bacterium genome, the window GCGGAGCTGGCTTTTATGCACCTTTTTGGCGGCTTCGACCAGCGGCTCTTTGATGCCTACCACTGCACCTTTCCCTTAGCCCCGAATTGGCGTGCACGCATTGACCTCTACAACCTCTACCCACTACTGGTGCATCTAAATTTGTTTGGTCGCAGTTACTGGTCCGCTATTGACACCACGCTGCGCCGATACGGTGCTTAATGTGCTGGCTGCAAGCCTTACTTTGGCGTCTAACTTTTCCGCCACGGCTTTTCCAGAAAGTGCTGCCCCTTCCATTGAGGCTAAATACTTCTGATAGGTGTAATCACCGCAGAGATAGAAATTTTCAATCGGCGAGAGCTGGTCGGGGCGGTAGCGGTCGACGCCAGGCACTGCTTTGTAGACCGATTCAGGAATTTTGACCACTGTTGCTTTCAGCAGTTTTGCAGTTCGTGCCACTGGAAAGAGTGTTTTCAATTCCTCTAAGACGCGTGCGACAATCACATCATTAGGCAATTGCATTAAGTGATGTGCAGGGGCTAACACCAAGCTAAGCACACTTCCCCCTACTGCACTGCCTTGCCCAGCCTGAAAATCCTCGGGGCAGGTGATTGAGACATCGGCAAAGGTGGTAAAGGTGGTGCCGTGTGCGAACATCAGGTTATTGGTGTCGGTGATTTTTCGGTCGAACCACATCTGGCAATTTGCCACTGGGCTGCCTACAAAGTGATAGAGATTGTAGAAGTAATCATATTGCAGCCATGCCTTAGGAATGAGCTTTTTGAGACTATGCACGGGCAGGGCTGAAATGTATGCATCGGCTTCCACGAAGCGACTGTCGCTCAGCACAGCACTTTGCACAGCAAGCTTACTATCTAGCACGAATTCTTTGAGGCGCGAACCTACAAAAATTTTGCCCCCTTTCTCTTCAATGTAGCGCCGCATGGGTTCAATCATACTTGCGCCCGGATTTGCCTTAAAGAAGCCGAACCGTGCGTCTTCGTAGTTGCGACCAAAGTAGTTGAAGATGGTTACCATTGGTCGCGCCGATATCACATTTGGCTCAATGAAGTTGAGAGCCAGCGAAATCGGTCGCCAGAGCCGTTGCAGAGAATGCTCTGTGCAGCCGTGCCGTGCATGCCAGTCTGAGTAAGTGAGGGAGTCTTGTGCACGAAAATACTCTTCATTGCCGAAGAGCAATAAGGGTAACAGTCCACGCACCAGCGAAAGTTTATCTTGCCAGTTAATTACATTGGTCTTCAAGCCGCCAAGCAGCTCTGCGAGAGGACTGGGCCAGCCTTTGGCTTTTTCAAAGCGGGTCTGCCGTCCATCTTTTTCGGCAAAAATGAGCGCAAGGTCTTTCCACTCAAAATTGTTTTCTGCACCAATCTTTTTCAGCACCGATTGCAGTTCCTTATAGCCTCCGAACAGCACATGCAGACCTGACTCAATCGTGTCACCATCTTGGTCTTTCCAAACAGAGACCTTACCGCCTAGCACCGCACGTTTTTCATATAGTTCTACCTCGTAGCCTTTATCAAGCAAGTGTATGGCAGCGGTTAGCCCTGCAATGCCACCCCCGAAAATGGCAATCTTCATTAGAAGCGTCTTTTTTTCAGGAGAAAACAACTTTTTGCTCTGATGGTTTCCCACTTTGTTCAATGTGGGTGAAGGCAAGCAGTTTATTTGCTTCGCACTATATTGCAGCAAACTGTACATACTTGAAAATTAGATTCAAATCACGCACAATATGTCACAACATCACAGTCACACGGCGCATTCTACTCAAAAACCGAAGGTTAAAGCATTTGAGCTGACCCTACCGATTGAAATTATGCCTCACGATATCGACTATGCTGGTGTCGTGAGCAACATCACCTATGTGCGCTGGCTGGAGATGCTTCGTGTCAAGATGATTCAAGCTTACCTTTCAGTCGAGGAGCAATTGAAGATGGGAATTTCTCCCGTGTTGCTAAAAACTGAAATTCACTACAAGAAAGCCGTTAAGTTTTTGGATAAGTTAGTTGGCAGGATGTGGATTAGCCACGCTACCCCTTTGCGATGGACTGCTTCAGCAGAATTTTTGGTAGAGGGCAAGCCCGTTGCGCAAGCTGAGCAGTTGGGTATCTTTGTCAACCTCTCCACGATGCGCCCTGTGCCCATTCCAGAGGAACTGATGCGCATTTACCACGAAGCTGAGAAGAAAGCTCGCCATCATCACTAATCGCGCCAACAAGGGTGTGGGAACACGGCGCGCTGCATCAGTTCATCGGCGATTTCTGAACTTGCACTGCCATGACTCTTTGCTTACATCAGGGGACTTGGCAATGTGTGGGCACTTTACTCAAGCTCGGGTTAAATATCCAATCGGCGCACATATTTGGCGTTGTTTTCAATGAACTCACGGCGCGGCTCTACTGCATCGCCCATCAGCGTTGAAAAAATTTTGTCTGCTTCCATTGCGCTTTCAATGCCAACTTTGAGCAAAGTGCGCTTCTCTGGGTTCATCGTTGTCTCCCAGAGCTGTTCAGGGTTCATTTCACCTAAGCCTTTGTAGCGCTGCACCATCACTTCTTTGCCTTTTTCTTCGAAGCGCTTAATCGCTTCGTCGCGCTCTTCATCATCCCATGCATAGACCATTTCTTTCCCTGACTTGATGAGGTAGAGTGGTGGCTGTGCAATATAGACGCGTCCCGCTTCAATGAGACCGCGCATATAGCGGTAGAGGAAGGTCAAAAGCAAGGTGCGAATATGCGAGCCATCGACGTCGGCGTCAGTCATTAGAATAATTTTTCCGTAGCGCAATTTTTCGGGATTGAATTCATCTTCGCCGATGCCTGTGCCTAATGCCATAATGATGGTGCGAATTTCCTCGTTTTCCAGCATTTTGTTGAGGCGCGCTTTTTCCACATTGAGAATTTTGCCTTTCAGCGGCAAGATGGCTTGGAAACGTCGGTCGCGCCCTTGTTTTGCTGACCCACCTGCGCTATCGCCCTCGACAATGTAGAGTTCGCAGAGTTCGGGGTCGGTGTAAGTGCAGTCTGCCAGTTTGCCCGGCAGTCCAGCGCCGTCGAGAGCTGATTTACGACGCGCTAACTCTTTGGCTTTGCGTGCCGCCTCTCGCGCTTGCGCTGCGCCTAATGCCTTTTCAATGATGATTTTGGCCACGCTGGGATTTTGCTCAATAAACTCGCCCAGCTTTTCATTGACAATTGTTTCAACAATTGTCTGCGTCTCGCTATTGCCCAGTTTGGTCTTGGTTTGACCTTCAAACTGTGGCTCAGGCACTTTGACTGAAATAATCGCAGTTAGTCCTTCTCGATAGTCATCGCCTGTAAGCTGAATGTTTTTGGCCGACTTTAGGAGGTCGTTTTTGGCGGCGTATTGGTTCATTGTGCGCGTCAGTGCCTTGCGAAAGCCTGAAAGATGCGTGCCGCCTTCTACGGTGTTAATGTTATTGACATAAGAGAGCACATTCTCTTGATAGGAGTCGTTGTATTGGAAGGCAATTTCGACCAATGTGCCATCACGCTCACCCTCAATGTAGATGGGTTTTTTCATCAAGGGTAGGCGGTTGGCATCTACATAGCTTACAAATTCTACAATGCCGCCTTTGAAGTGGAACTCTTCTCGCCTTGGTTCTTTTTCGCGCAGGTCTTCAATGACGATGTGAAGATTCCGATTGAGATAGGCTAACTCGCGCATGCGGTCAGCTAATGTGTCATAGCGGAACTCACGATTTTTGAAAATCAGTGGGTCAGGCATAAAGGTGGTTTTTGTGCCCGTGTCAGTTGGTTTGGTCTTGCCAATTTCTTTGACGGGTGCTTCGGGCACCCCACGCTGATAACGCTGGTAGAAAATTTTACCGTCTCGCTTGACTGTTACTTCACACCATTCCGAAAGCGCATTCACCACCGATGCGCCGACCCCGTGCAAACCGCCTGAGACTTTATAGACGCTTTTATCAAACTTACCGCCCGCACCAATTACCGTCATCACCAGCTCGAGGGCGGACTTGCCTGTCTCTTTCTTGATGTCCGTAGGAATACCCCGTCCTCTGTCTGAGACCGTTACCGAACCGTCCTTATTGATACCGACATAAATGAAATCGTTATACCCCGCAAGGGCTTCATCGACAGAGTTATCGACAATTTCATAAACCAAGTGATGCAAGCCACGAATGCCGACATCGCCGATATACATTGCTGGGCGCTTGCGCACATGCTCAATGCCGCTCAGCACCTGAATACTCTCAGCACTATACTCGCTTGCTACCGCTGCGGTCTGCCGAACAGACTCTTCTGCCATTGACCTCAAGGTTTAGTTTATACAAATTGCTTGAGCCGTAAATATACGCAAAAATGCGGCTTTGCAGAGCCTCAGGGCAATCAAGCTCGAAGTGCTTTTCGGCTAAAACGTTGTGCTGCCAGCACTTAGCTTTGCGCTGGCGGATTTGTGCGATAGGCTTTGCGGGCTACCGATGCCGAAATAATGCCTGCAAGTCCTCCTACGACAATTGCGACGGCAATATCGTAGAGCAGTCGCACCACATAGCCACCGAAAAGCAAAAGTTGCAGCATATCTAGCGCCAAGCATGCCAGCAGTGAGGCTGTTACACTGATGCGAAAGGCTTCCCAGTAGCTTAGGAAAAGTTGATGCGTTTTGATGTAGTGAAATGTCGTCAATCCACCGCAGATGACCAGCCCAATCCCATACCGATTTAGCTGATTGACAAATGGAATAATGCCGATGACAAAATAAACCAACGCTCCAAGAAACATTGAGCGCTTCGGGCTGGGCAACTCTGGCAGCGTTGGCGACTTGTGCTCACTTGTAAGTGCAGGTTCCGACATCTGAAACTTTGAGAAAACGTGTAACTTCCCATCAAACGACCGAAAGTTATGGAATCGGTTCAAAGTTTCCTGAAAGGCGTTGCCCCTTTTTCCTTGCTTGCAGACAAAGAGCTTGAGGAAATTGGTAAAAAATTGCTGATTGAATTTTTCCCAAAAGATACCCTGATTTTGCGGCGCGATGTTGATAAGGCAGAGTTTGTCTACATCGTGCGCAAAGGCGCGGTTCGCATCACGCGCGGCATCCTCAATGAAAATGAGCGCTTGATTAGCATCTGCGGCGAAAAAGATATTTTTGGTGTCTCTTCGGTTCTGGAAGGCGAAGCATTTGTTTTCAACGCCAAAGCTGACCAAGACACGATTTGCTACCTTCTGCCGAAAGATGACTTTAAAGCCCTGCTCAGCAAGCATAAAGCGATTGCTGACTTTTTCTCCTCCAAGCTCTCCGTCTCACTTTCAAACGCCTATCTGGAAGGCTCACTTCGGCTTTCGCAGCGCCGTGCAGGAGATGAGCCGACGCTGCTTTATCAACCTATTCGCAATTTGATTAAGCGTCGCCCTGTAGTCTGTCCACCTACGCTGTCCGTGCGTGAGGCTGCCGAAGTAATGACGCTGGAACGCATTGGTTCAATTGTCGTCGTCGATGACGCTGGCTGTCCGCAAGGTATTCTCACGGATACAGATATGCGCGCCAAAATTGTGGCGCGAAATGTACCTGTTGACACCCCGATTGCACAAGTGATGTCTCAGCCAGTTATCACGATTGATGCTGAGCAAAGCATTCTGGACGGCATTATGCTGATGACCAAACGGCGCATTCACCACCTTTGCGTTACAGAGCAGAAAGAAGGGCGCGCGCAGTTTATTGGGGTGGTTTCCAAACATGATTTGATGCTCCTGCACGGCATTAGTC encodes:
- a CDS encoding acyl-CoA thioesterase, which encodes MSQHHSHTAHSTQKPKVKAFELTLPIEIMPHDIDYAGVVSNITYVRWLEMLRVKMIQAYLSVEEQLKMGISPVLLKTEIHYKKAVKFLDKLVGRMWISHATPLRWTASAEFLVEGKPVAQAEQLGIFVNLSTMRPVPIPEELMRIYHEAEKKARHHH
- the gyrB gene encoding DNA topoisomerase (ATP-hydrolyzing) subunit B, producing MAEESVRQTAAVASEYSAESIQVLSGIEHVRKRPAMYIGDVGIRGLHHLVYEIVDNSVDEALAGYNDFIYVGINKDGSVTVSDRGRGIPTDIKKETGKSALELVMTVIGAGGKFDKSVYKVSGGLHGVGASVVNALSEWCEVTVKRDGKIFYQRYQRGVPEAPVKEIGKTKPTDTGTKTTFMPDPLIFKNREFRYDTLADRMRELAYLNRNLHIVIEDLREKEPRREEFHFKGGIVEFVSYVDANRLPLMKKPIYIEGERDGTLVEIAFQYNDSYQENVLSYVNNINTVEGGTHLSGFRKALTRTMNQYAAKNDLLKSAKNIQLTGDDYREGLTAIISVKVPEPQFEGQTKTKLGNSETQTIVETIVNEKLGEFIEQNPSVAKIIIEKALGAAQAREAARKAKELARRKSALDGAGLPGKLADCTYTDPELCELYIVEGDSAGGSAKQGRDRRFQAILPLKGKILNVEKARLNKMLENEEIRTIIMALGTGIGEDEFNPEKLRYGKIILMTDADVDGSHIRTLLLTFLYRYMRGLIEAGRVYIAQPPLYLIKSGKEMVYAWDDEERDEAIKRFEEKGKEVMVQRYKGLGEMNPEQLWETTMNPEKRTLLKVGIESAMEADKIFSTLMGDAVEPRREFIENNAKYVRRLDI
- a CDS encoding FAD-dependent oxidoreductase produces the protein MKIAIFGGGIAGLTAAIHLLDKGYEVELYEKRAVLGGKVSVWKDQDGDTIESGLHVLFGGYKELQSVLKKIGAENNFEWKDLALIFAEKDGRQTRFEKAKGWPSPLAELLGGLKTNVINWQDKLSLVRGLLPLLLFGNEEYFRAQDSLTYSDWHARHGCTEHSLQRLWRPISLALNFIEPNVISARPMVTIFNYFGRNYEDARFGFFKANPGASMIEPMRRYIEEKGGKIFVGSRLKEFVLDSKLAVQSAVLSDSRFVEADAYISALPVHSLKKLIPKAWLQYDYFYNLYHFVGSPVANCQMWFDRKITDTNNLMFAHGTTFTTFADVSITCPEDFQAGQGSAVGGSVLSLVLAPAHHLMQLPNDVIVARVLEELKTLFPVARTAKLLKATVVKIPESVYKAVPGVDRYRPDQLSPIENFYLCGDYTYQKYLASMEGAALSGKAVAEKLDAKVRLAASTLSTVSAQRGVNSGPVTATKQI